A genomic window from Streptomyces broussonetiae includes:
- a CDS encoding TIGR02452 family protein produces the protein MSARLRGIAAETEQIVTAGRYRAPDGREVSLGADIEAARAGTRMCGPEPVPVRQPGDARGAAAAAREGSAFGATAFEVTGESSLEAARRMADAPVAVLNFASARNPGGGYLNGAQAQEEALCRASALYTCLLTARAFYDHHRAERDPFYTDRVIHSPAVPVFRDDRGRLLAEPYRAGFLTAAAPNAGVVRRTAPERADGLPGALAVRAERVLETAAAHGYRRLVLGAWGCGVFQNDPVQVAGAFRALLGPGGRFTSTFDHVVFGVLDRTPGAVVREAFARAFL, from the coding sequence GTGAGCGCGCGCCTGCGCGGGATCGCCGCGGAGACGGAGCAGATCGTGACCGCGGGCCGGTACCGCGCGCCGGACGGCCGGGAGGTGTCCCTCGGGGCGGACATCGAGGCCGCCCGGGCGGGGACGCGGATGTGCGGACCGGAGCCGGTCCCGGTACGGCAACCGGGTGACGCCCGCGGTGCGGCGGCAGCCGCCCGCGAGGGCAGCGCTTTCGGGGCCACCGCCTTCGAGGTCACCGGTGAGAGCAGTCTGGAAGCCGCCCGCCGGATGGCCGACGCACCCGTCGCCGTCCTGAACTTCGCCTCGGCCCGCAATCCCGGCGGCGGCTATCTCAACGGCGCGCAGGCCCAGGAAGAGGCCCTGTGCCGCGCCTCGGCGCTGTACACCTGCCTGCTCACGGCCCGCGCCTTCTACGACCACCACCGCGCCGAGCGCGATCCGTTCTACACGGACCGGGTGATCCACTCACCGGCCGTCCCGGTCTTCCGCGACGACAGGGGCCGGCTGCTGGCCGAGCCGTACCGCGCGGGCTTCCTCACCGCGGCCGCACCCAACGCGGGCGTCGTACGGCGCACGGCGCCCGAACGCGCCGACGGCCTGCCGGGCGCCCTGGCGGTGCGCGCCGAGCGCGTGCTGGAGACGGCCGCCGCCCACGGCTACCGCCGGCTGGTGCTCGGCGCCTGGGGCTGCGGAGTGTTCCAGAACGACCCGGTGCAGGTCGCCGGCGCCTTCCGGGCGTTGCTCGGCCCCGGCGGCCGGTTCACGAGCACCTTCGACCACGTGGTGTTCGGGGTGCTGGACCGGACACCGGGAGCGGTGGTGCGCGAAGCGTTCGCCCGGGCGTTTCTCTGA
- a CDS encoding type II toxin-antitoxin system PemK/MazF family toxin, producing MSTFTEENVPGRYGPHATTEADPHGVGRVHTEYSPAHDGDPDPGEIVWTWVPFEENDGRGKDRPVLVVAREAADTLLAVQLTSKRHDGDRDYVAIGSGPWDRSGRDSWVDVDRVLRLHEQGMRREACALDRGRFNLVRQRLHERYGWT from the coding sequence GTGAGCACGTTTACCGAAGAGAACGTCCCCGGCCGGTACGGCCCCCACGCCACCACCGAGGCCGACCCGCACGGGGTCGGCCGGGTGCACACCGAGTACTCCCCCGCCCACGACGGCGACCCGGACCCGGGCGAGATCGTGTGGACCTGGGTGCCCTTCGAGGAGAACGACGGCCGGGGCAAGGACCGCCCGGTCCTGGTCGTCGCCCGGGAGGCGGCCGACACGCTCCTCGCCGTGCAGCTGACCAGCAAGCGGCACGACGGCGACCGGGACTACGTGGCGATCGGCAGCGGGCCGTGGGACCGGTCCGGCCGGGACTCCTGGGTGGACGTGGACCGGGTGCTGCGGCTGCACGAGCAGGGCATGCGCCGCGAGGCGTGCGCGCTGGACCGGGGGCGGTTCAACCTGGTCCGCCAGCGGCTGCACGAGCGCTACGGCTGGACCTGA
- a CDS encoding amidase has translation MTPDRAAGLAESRRALAEGEVSSVALVERALARIEATQPTLNAFRIVRAEAALAEAAAADRELAAGVRGPLLGVPVAVKDDMDVAGEPTAFGCRGDFPPVAEDGEAVRRLRAAGAVIVGKTNTCELGQWPFTEGPAFGETRNPWHPGHTPGGSSGGSACAVAAGLVPAALGSDGAGSVRIPASWTHLIGIKPQRGRISTWPHGESFQGITVNGTLARTVADAALLLDAASGNHARDPHRPAALTVADAVGRAPGRLRIALSLNPPFTALPVRLHPHIRSRVVELAEKLAALGHEVEEADPPYGPIGLTFVPRATAGIAERVRDVPDPALLDPRTREAARLGRLLGGVPLRAARRAEAVLQRRIGRFFSSYDVILAPTTAAPPPRVGALNRLGGAATDRAIIVACPYAWPWNVLGWPGVNVPAGFVDGGLPVGAQLLGPADSEPRLVSLAAQLETELHWHELWPPEPAVDCPAG, from the coding sequence ATGACGCCCGACCGTGCCGCAGGCCTCGCCGAGAGCCGACGTGCGCTCGCCGAGGGAGAGGTGTCCTCCGTCGCGCTGGTGGAGCGGGCACTGGCCCGGATCGAGGCCACGCAGCCGACCCTGAACGCGTTCCGGATCGTACGGGCCGAGGCCGCGCTCGCCGAAGCGGCCGCAGCCGACCGGGAGCTGGCCGCCGGGGTGCGAGGCCCGCTGCTCGGGGTGCCGGTGGCGGTCAAGGACGACATGGACGTGGCGGGCGAGCCGACCGCGTTCGGCTGCCGGGGCGACTTCCCGCCGGTGGCCGAGGACGGTGAGGCGGTACGGCGGCTGCGCGCGGCCGGTGCCGTGATCGTGGGCAAGACCAACACCTGCGAGCTGGGACAGTGGCCGTTCACCGAGGGGCCGGCGTTCGGGGAGACCCGCAACCCGTGGCACCCCGGGCACACGCCCGGTGGTTCGTCCGGAGGTTCGGCCTGCGCCGTCGCCGCCGGGCTCGTGCCCGCCGCGCTCGGCTCCGACGGGGCCGGCTCGGTGCGGATCCCGGCCTCGTGGACCCATCTGATCGGCATCAAACCGCAGCGCGGCCGGATCTCGACCTGGCCGCACGGCGAGTCCTTCCAGGGCATCACGGTCAACGGGACCCTCGCCCGCACGGTCGCCGACGCGGCCCTGCTGCTGGACGCGGCGAGCGGCAACCACGCCCGGGACCCGCACCGGCCGGCCGCCCTGACGGTGGCGGACGCCGTCGGCCGCGCCCCGGGCCGGCTGCGTATCGCCCTGTCGCTGAACCCTCCCTTCACCGCCCTGCCGGTCCGGCTGCACCCGCACATCCGCTCCCGGGTCGTCGAACTCGCCGAAAAACTCGCCGCGTTGGGGCACGAGGTCGAGGAGGCCGATCCGCCGTACGGGCCGATCGGGCTGACCTTCGTACCGCGCGCCACCGCCGGGATCGCCGAGCGGGTCCGGGACGTGCCCGACCCGGCGCTGCTCGATCCGCGCACCCGGGAAGCGGCCCGGCTGGGGCGGCTGCTCGGCGGAGTCCCGCTCCGGGCGGCCCGGCGCGCGGAGGCGGTGCTGCAGCGTCGCATCGGCCGGTTCTTCTCCTCCTACGACGTGATCCTCGCGCCCACAACAGCCGCTCCCCCGCCCCGGGTCGGCGCCCTGAACCGGCTGGGCGGGGCGGCCACGGACCGCGCGATCATCGTGGCCTGTCCGTACGCCTGGCCGTGGAACGTGCTGGGCTGGCCCGGCGTGAACGTACCCGCCGGTTTCGTCGACGGCGGCCTGCCGGTCGGCGCCCAGCTGCTCGGCCCGGCCGACAGCGAGCCCCGCCTGGTCTCTCTCGCCGCACAGTTGGAGACGGAGCTGCACTGGCACGAGCTGTGGCCGCCGGAGCCGGCGGTGGACTGCCCGGCCGGGTGA
- a CDS encoding NADPH-dependent FMN reductase — translation MSVRILALVGSLRAGSHNRQLAEAAVKLAPEGAEVVLFEGLAEIPFYNEDIDVEGNVPAPAAKLREAAQAADAFLLFSPEYNGTIPAVLKNAIDWLSRPYGAGAFGGKPVAVIGTAFGQYGGVWAQDEARKAVGIAGGNVIEDIKLSIPGSVTRFAATHPVDDAEVAAQLTEVVARLHGNVGETAAA, via the coding sequence ATGTCTGTCCGTATCCTCGCGCTCGTCGGCAGCCTCCGCGCCGGTTCGCACAACCGCCAGCTCGCCGAGGCGGCCGTCAAGCTCGCTCCCGAGGGTGCCGAGGTCGTGCTCTTCGAGGGCCTCGCCGAGATCCCGTTCTACAACGAGGACATCGACGTCGAGGGCAACGTGCCGGCCCCCGCCGCGAAGCTGCGTGAGGCCGCCCAGGCCGCCGACGCCTTCCTGCTGTTCTCCCCCGAGTACAACGGCACCATCCCGGCCGTCCTGAAGAACGCCATCGACTGGCTGTCCCGCCCGTACGGCGCCGGCGCCTTCGGCGGCAAGCCTGTCGCCGTGATCGGCACCGCCTTCGGCCAGTACGGCGGCGTGTGGGCGCAGGACGAGGCCCGCAAGGCCGTGGGCATCGCCGGCGGCAACGTGATCGAGGACATCAAGCTGTCCATCCCGGGCTCCGTGACCCGCTTCGCCGCGACCCACCCGGTGGACGACGCCGAGGTCGCCGCCCAGCTGACCGAGGTCGTCGCCCGTCTGCACGGCAACGTGGGCGAGACCGCGGCCGCCTGA
- a CDS encoding TetR/AcrR family transcriptional regulator: MLYAGFMSAALPSFPMPEEPLDAPRLLQVAPATEEPCLRADAARNRARLLEAAARLIAEHGVAGVTMEAVAAAAKVGKGTVFRRFGDRTGLLMALLDHADRQLQADFLGGPAPLGPGAPPLDRLRAFGVAVLYRSAEQLDLQLAAQPDPARRFSHPAIAARRTHITMLLRRIVPHADCDLLAQTLLASLDPALIHHQTRQCGMPMERLETGWIDLVARVTGTEPPQR; encoded by the coding sequence ATGCTTTACGCTGGCTTCATGTCCGCCGCGCTGCCCTCTTTCCCGATGCCTGAGGAGCCCCTCGACGCACCTCGGTTGCTCCAGGTGGCTCCGGCCACCGAGGAGCCGTGCCTGCGCGCCGACGCGGCCCGCAACCGGGCCCGGCTGCTGGAGGCCGCCGCCCGCCTGATCGCCGAACACGGGGTGGCCGGGGTCACCATGGAGGCGGTGGCCGCGGCGGCCAAGGTCGGCAAGGGCACGGTGTTCCGCCGCTTCGGTGACCGCACGGGGCTGCTGATGGCCCTGCTCGACCACGCCGACCGGCAGCTCCAGGCCGACTTCCTGGGCGGGCCCGCGCCGCTCGGCCCCGGAGCGCCGCCCCTGGACCGGCTGCGCGCCTTCGGCGTGGCGGTGCTGTACCGGTCGGCCGAGCAGCTCGACCTCCAGCTGGCCGCCCAGCCGGATCCCGCCCGTCGCTTCTCCCATCCGGCGATAGCGGCGCGGCGCACGCACATCACGATGCTGCTGCGCCGGATCGTGCCGCACGCCGACTGCGACCTGCTGGCCCAGACGCTGCTGGCCTCGCTCGACCCGGCCCTGATCCACCATCAGACCCGTCAGTGCGGCATGCCCATGGAGCGCCTCGAGACGGGCTGGATCGACCTGGTCGCCCGGGTGACCGGCACCGAGCCGCCGCAGCGCTGA
- a CDS encoding FAD-dependent oxidoreductase, which yields MTAPSHSTSTLPHLPHHPVTVVGAGLGGLALARVLHVHGIEAALFDLDASPDARIQGGMLDIHDDSGQEALRAAGLHTEFLRRVHAGGQAMRVLDRYGTVRLAEADDGSGGRPEIDRGALRELLLGSLPEGTVRWGAKVTGARPLGGGRHEVRLADGTGFTTDVLVGADGAWSRIRPLLSPARPAYTGVSFVEADLTEADVRHPASAAVVGGGMLFALDAGRGFLAHRESDGSLHVYAAVEAPQDWLDGIDFDDTEAAKAAVLKEFGGWDESLRALVADADGLLVPRRIHALPVGHRWDRIPGVTLLGDAAHLMSPFAGEGANLALLDGAELGRALAAHPGDTEAALTAYEERMFRRAEVSAAESAANSALLFRADAPQGLLDLFVQGV from the coding sequence ATGACCGCCCCCTCGCACAGCACATCCACCCTCCCTCACCTGCCTCACCACCCCGTCACCGTCGTCGGCGCGGGGCTCGGTGGGCTCGCGCTCGCCCGGGTGCTGCACGTGCACGGCATCGAGGCCGCCCTCTTCGATCTGGACGCTTCGCCGGACGCCCGGATCCAGGGCGGGATGCTCGACATCCACGACGACTCCGGCCAGGAGGCGCTGCGGGCGGCCGGGCTGCACACGGAGTTCCTCCGGCGCGTCCACGCCGGTGGACAGGCCATGCGGGTCCTGGACCGGTACGGCACGGTCCGGCTGGCCGAGGCCGACGACGGCAGCGGCGGCCGGCCCGAGATCGACCGCGGTGCGCTGCGCGAGCTGCTGCTCGGCTCGCTGCCCGAGGGCACGGTCCGCTGGGGCGCCAAGGTCACCGGGGCGCGCCCGCTGGGCGGCGGCCGGCACGAGGTGAGGCTCGCGGACGGCACCGGCTTCACCACGGACGTCCTGGTCGGCGCGGACGGCGCCTGGTCCAGGATCCGCCCGCTGCTCTCGCCCGCCCGGCCCGCGTACACGGGGGTGTCGTTCGTCGAGGCGGACCTGACGGAGGCCGATGTGCGGCATCCGGCGAGCGCGGCGGTGGTCGGCGGCGGGATGCTGTTCGCGCTGGACGCGGGCCGGGGCTTCCTCGCGCACCGCGAGAGCGACGGCAGCCTGCACGTCTACGCGGCCGTCGAGGCGCCGCAGGACTGGCTGGACGGCATCGACTTCGACGACACCGAGGCGGCGAAGGCGGCGGTGCTGAAGGAGTTCGGCGGCTGGGACGAGAGCCTGCGGGCGCTGGTCGCCGACGCGGACGGGCTGCTGGTGCCCCGGCGGATCCACGCACTGCCGGTCGGGCACCGCTGGGACCGGATCCCCGGGGTCACCCTGCTCGGGGACGCGGCCCATCTGATGTCGCCGTTCGCGGGCGAGGGAGCCAACCTGGCCCTGCTCGACGGCGCCGAACTGGGCCGTGCCCTGGCCGCGCACCCCGGGGACACCGAGGCGGCGCTGACGGCCTACGAGGAGCGGATGTTCCGGCGTGCCGAGGTGTCCGCGGCGGAGTCGGCGGCGAACAGCGCCCTGCTGTTCCGGGCCGACGCCCCGCAGGGTCTGCTCGACCTGTTCGTACAGGGCGTCTGA
- a CDS encoding TetR/AcrR family transcriptional regulator — protein sequence MTSSADSPGSPGSPGSPGSPGSPGSPGSPGPPRSRRERPAKPALTREGIVTAAVAILRAEGLRKVTMRRLAQELDTGPASLYVYVRSTDELHAAVLDELLGTVGPAPAEGTWRERLEKVLTACTAMLLEHPSLARSALTARPSGPHYLRLIETLLELLDAGGVPRAQAAWGVDLLLQHATATAAEHAGEESTGDWQALSRALREAPAGTHPHIAESADALLSGAPRARLSWAFQALINGIERTAVPG from the coding sequence ATGACCTCCTCTGCCGACTCCCCTGGTTCCCCTGGTTCCCCTGGTTCCCCTGGTTCCCCTGGTTCCCCTGGTTCCCCTGGTTCCCCTGGTCCCCCTCGTTCCCGTCGCGAGCGTCCCGCCAAGCCCGCCCTCACCCGGGAGGGCATCGTCACGGCCGCCGTCGCGATCCTGCGCGCGGAAGGGCTGCGCAAGGTCACCATGCGGCGCCTCGCGCAGGAGCTGGACACCGGCCCGGCCTCGCTGTACGTGTACGTCCGCAGCACCGACGAACTGCACGCGGCCGTCCTGGACGAACTGCTCGGCACGGTCGGACCCGCCCCGGCCGAGGGCACCTGGCGGGAGCGGCTGGAGAAGGTCCTCACCGCCTGCACCGCGATGCTCCTGGAACACCCGAGCCTCGCCCGCTCGGCACTGACCGCACGGCCGAGCGGCCCGCACTATCTGCGGCTCATCGAGACCCTGCTGGAGCTGCTCGACGCGGGCGGGGTACCGCGGGCACAGGCGGCGTGGGGCGTCGACCTGCTGCTCCAGCACGCCACCGCGACCGCCGCCGAGCATGCCGGGGAGGAGTCCACGGGCGACTGGCAGGCGCTGTCCCGCGCCCTGCGCGAGGCGCCCGCGGGCACGCATCCGCACATCGCCGAGAGTGCCGACGCGCTGCTGTCCGGAGCCCCCCGGGCCCGCCTGTCGTGGGCCTTCCAGGCCCTGATCAACGGCATCGAGCGGACCGCCGTACCGGGCTGA
- a CDS encoding LacI family DNA-binding transcriptional regulator: MRSVMVQIPNTPTSADVARLAGVSRATVSYVLNNTSAVRISEPTRRRVHEAARELGYVPHAAARSLRAGHSRMVLMPAPAIPVGPLYSAFLNELQQALGRLDYTVVQYGTVGLHADEAARAWAELRPVAVLVPGVELGPRGVENLKRSGARAVVTLGPVRVDGAHALLMDHDAVGHRAGTHLLARGRRRIGVVVPEEPGLEFYSRPRLAGVREALRGTDAAVTELPLAYTEQSAGRLAARWRESELDAVFAYNDEYAMLLMRALQDEGLRVPEDVAVIGADDLMLGRLLRPRLSTVRIDLPSGRDLAELVDRAVRDPGGEPEVRTVLGASVIRRESS; the protein is encoded by the coding sequence ATGCGGTCTGTCATGGTGCAGATACCGAACACGCCCACGAGCGCCGACGTCGCCCGCCTGGCCGGAGTCTCCCGCGCGACCGTGTCGTACGTCCTCAACAACACCAGCGCCGTACGGATCAGCGAACCGACGCGCCGGCGCGTCCACGAGGCCGCCCGGGAACTGGGGTACGTGCCGCACGCCGCTGCCCGCAGCCTGCGCGCCGGACACAGCCGCATGGTCCTCATGCCCGCCCCGGCGATCCCGGTGGGCCCCCTCTACAGCGCGTTCCTCAACGAACTCCAGCAGGCGCTCGGCCGCCTGGACTACACCGTCGTGCAGTACGGCACGGTCGGTCTGCACGCCGACGAAGCCGCCCGTGCCTGGGCCGAGCTGCGGCCGGTCGCCGTCCTGGTACCCGGCGTGGAACTCGGCCCGCGGGGCGTGGAGAACCTCAAGCGCTCCGGCGCCCGGGCCGTGGTCACCCTCGGCCCCGTGCGCGTCGACGGCGCACACGCCCTGCTGATGGACCACGACGCGGTCGGTCACCGCGCGGGCACCCACCTGCTGGCCCGAGGGCGCCGCCGGATCGGCGTGGTGGTGCCGGAGGAACCCGGCCTGGAGTTCTACTCCCGGCCCCGGCTCGCCGGTGTGCGCGAGGCACTGCGCGGCACGGACGCGGCCGTGACGGAGCTGCCGCTCGCGTACACGGAGCAGTCGGCCGGCCGACTTGCGGCCCGCTGGCGGGAGTCGGAGCTGGACGCGGTGTTCGCCTACAACGACGAGTACGCGATGCTGCTGATGCGCGCCCTGCAGGACGAGGGGCTGCGCGTCCCCGAGGACGTGGCCGTGATCGGCGCCGACGACCTGATGCTCGGCCGGCTGCTGCGCCCGAGGCTCAGCACGGTCCGTATCGACCTGCCTTCCGGCCGGGACCTGGCGGAACTGGTCGACCGCGCCGTACGTGACCCCGGCGGGGAACCGGAGGTGCGCACCGTACTGGGGGCCTCGGTGATCCGGCGCGAGTCCAGCTGA
- the trxA gene encoding thioredoxin translates to MSSTVELTKDNFDQTVTENEFVLIDFWASWCGPCRQFAPVYEQSAKDNPDLVFGKVDTEAQPELAAAFNIQSIPTLMIVRDKIAVYAQPGALPEAALTDIIGQARKLDMDEVRKSVAAQQGGAQ, encoded by the coding sequence ATGAGCAGCACCGTGGAGCTGACCAAGGACAACTTCGACCAGACGGTCACCGAGAACGAGTTCGTTCTCATCGACTTCTGGGCGTCCTGGTGCGGGCCGTGCCGGCAGTTCGCGCCGGTCTACGAGCAGTCCGCCAAGGACAACCCCGACCTGGTCTTCGGCAAGGTGGACACCGAGGCCCAGCCGGAGCTGGCAGCGGCCTTCAACATCCAGTCGATCCCGACGCTCATGATCGTCCGTGACAAGATCGCCGTGTACGCCCAGCCGGGTGCGCTGCCCGAGGCCGCGCTGACGGACATCATCGGGCAGGCCCGGAAGCTGGACATGGACGAGGTCCGCAAGAGCGTCGCCGCCCAGCAGGGGGGCGCCCAGTAG
- a CDS encoding dihydrolipoyl dehydrogenase family protein encodes MTETESIAYDVVVLGAGPVGENVADRTRAAGLTTAVVESELVGGECSYWACMPSKALLRPVIAQADARRLPGLAQDVQGLLDTPAVLARRDDYTSHWKDDGQVAWLNGIGADLYRGHGRLAGPRTVTVTAPDGTVTTLTARHAVAVATGTRAQLPDLPGLADVKPWTSREATSAKAAPARLIVVGGGVVATEMATAWQALGSQVTLLVRGKGLLNRMEPFAGELVAGALTEAGVDVRTGTSAASVTREHGTVVVETGTGERLEADEILFATGRVPHTDDIGLDTVGLKPGSWLDVDDSLRVTGTDWLYAVGDVNHRALLTHQGKYQARIAGAAIADRAAGGTLLQEPWGAHAATADHHAVPQVVFTDPEAAAVGLSLAEAEQAGHRVRAVDVEFSSVAGAGLYADGYTGRARMVVDLEEEILRGVTFVGPGVGELIHSATVAVAGRVPVDRLWHAVPSYPTLSEVWLRLLEAYRDN; translated from the coding sequence ATGACGGAAACGGAATCCATCGCGTACGACGTCGTGGTGCTCGGGGCCGGGCCCGTGGGGGAGAACGTCGCCGACCGCACACGTGCGGCCGGTCTCACCACCGCGGTCGTGGAGAGCGAACTGGTCGGCGGAGAGTGCTCGTACTGGGCGTGCATGCCCAGCAAGGCGCTGCTGCGGCCGGTGATCGCCCAGGCCGACGCCCGCCGCCTGCCCGGCCTCGCCCAGGACGTCCAGGGCCTCCTCGACACCCCGGCGGTCCTCGCCCGCCGGGACGACTACACCTCCCACTGGAAGGACGACGGCCAGGTCGCCTGGCTGAACGGCATCGGTGCCGACCTGTACCGCGGCCACGGCCGGCTCGCCGGACCCCGTACGGTCACCGTGACCGCTCCCGACGGCACGGTCACGACCCTCACCGCCCGGCATGCCGTCGCGGTCGCCACCGGTACCCGGGCCCAGCTGCCCGACCTGCCCGGCCTCGCCGACGTGAAGCCCTGGACCAGCCGCGAGGCGACCAGCGCCAAGGCCGCACCGGCCCGGCTGATCGTCGTCGGCGGCGGTGTCGTCGCCACCGAGATGGCGACCGCATGGCAGGCCCTCGGTTCGCAGGTCACCCTGCTGGTGCGGGGCAAGGGCCTGCTGAACCGGATGGAGCCGTTCGCCGGTGAACTGGTCGCCGGAGCGCTCACCGAGGCGGGTGTCGACGTCCGCACCGGCACCTCCGCCGCCTCCGTCACCCGCGAGCACGGCACCGTCGTGGTGGAGACCGGCACGGGCGAGCGGCTGGAGGCCGACGAGATCCTGTTCGCCACCGGCCGCGTCCCGCACACCGACGACATCGGGCTCGACACCGTCGGCCTGAAGCCGGGCTCCTGGCTGGACGTGGACGACAGCCTGCGCGTCACCGGCACCGACTGGCTGTACGCCGTCGGCGACGTGAACCACCGCGCCCTCCTCACCCACCAGGGCAAGTACCAGGCCCGGATCGCCGGAGCGGCCATCGCCGACCGGGCCGCCGGCGGCACCCTGCTGCAGGAGCCCTGGGGTGCGCACGCCGCCACCGCCGACCACCACGCCGTACCGCAGGTCGTCTTCACCGACCCCGAGGCCGCCGCGGTCGGCCTCTCGCTCGCCGAGGCGGAACAGGCCGGCCACCGCGTGCGCGCCGTCGACGTCGAGTTCTCCTCGGTCGCCGGTGCGGGCCTGTACGCCGACGGCTACACGGGGCGCGCCCGGATGGTGGTCGACCTGGAGGAGGAGATCCTGCGCGGCGTCACCTTCGTCGGCCCCGGCGTCGGCGAACTCATCCACTCGGCGACCGTCGCCGTCGCGGGCCGCGTCCCGGTCGACCGCCTGTGGCACGCGGTCCCGTCGTACCCGACGCTGAGCGAGGTGTGGCTGCGGCTGCTGGAGGCCTACCGCGACAACTGA
- a CDS encoding peptide deformylase, translated as MAPSRDQAQLAEQVEELLAAGGPLPVVAAGQPVLRRGAEPYDGQLGPALLARFVEALRVTMHAAPGVGLAAPQVGVPLRIAVIEDPAPVPEEVAVARGRVPQPFRVLVNPVYEPVGTARAAFYEGCLSVPGWQAVVARHAEVRLRGQDGQGRELDETITGWPARIVQHETDHLDGTLYLDRAELRSLSTHEAVAALWAQPTPDAAAEALGFELPQSRTQLSR; from the coding sequence ATGGCACCCTCCCGTGATCAGGCACAACTCGCCGAACAGGTCGAGGAACTCCTCGCTGCCGGCGGCCCCTTGCCCGTCGTCGCCGCCGGACAGCCGGTGCTGCGGCGCGGCGCCGAGCCGTACGACGGCCAGCTCGGCCCCGCCCTGCTGGCCCGCTTCGTCGAGGCCCTGCGCGTCACCATGCACGCCGCTCCCGGGGTGGGCCTCGCCGCTCCCCAGGTCGGCGTGCCGCTGAGGATCGCCGTCATCGAGGACCCGGCCCCGGTGCCCGAGGAGGTCGCCGTGGCCCGGGGCCGCGTTCCGCAGCCGTTCCGGGTCCTGGTCAACCCGGTGTACGAACCCGTCGGCACCGCGCGCGCCGCGTTCTACGAGGGCTGCCTGAGCGTACCGGGCTGGCAGGCCGTGGTGGCCCGGCACGCCGAGGTACGGCTGCGCGGCCAGGACGGGCAGGGCCGCGAGCTGGACGAGACGATCACCGGCTGGCCGGCCCGGATCGTCCAGCACGAGACCGACCACCTCGACGGCACCCTCTACCTGGACCGCGCCGAACTACGGTCGCTGTCCACGCACGAGGCGGTCGCCGCGCTGTGGGCCCAGCCGACGCCGGACGCGGCGGCCGAGGCCCTCGGATTCGAACTCCCTCAGTCCCGCACTCAGTTGTCGCGGTAG
- a CDS encoding tetratricopeptide repeat protein produces the protein METTYYDHGTPAERWERAQQFFGAKDYASAARVLTGLVEEVPEQTGPRLLLARAYYHSAQLRRAEAELRIIVERDPVEHYARLLLGRTLERQSRHEEAERHLRIASALAGDFPQE, from the coding sequence GTGGAGACCACGTACTACGACCACGGCACGCCCGCCGAGCGCTGGGAGCGGGCACAGCAGTTCTTCGGCGCCAAGGACTACGCGAGCGCGGCGCGTGTGCTGACCGGGCTGGTCGAGGAGGTGCCGGAGCAGACCGGACCCCGGCTGCTGCTGGCCCGCGCCTACTACCACTCGGCCCAACTGCGCCGCGCAGAGGCCGAGTTGCGCATCATCGTCGAGCGCGACCCGGTGGAGCACTACGCCCGGCTGCTGCTGGGCCGCACCCTCGAGCGGCAGTCCCGGCACGAGGAGGCGGAGCGCCATCTGCGGATCGCCTCGGCACTGGCGGGCGACTTCCCGCAGGAGTGA
- a CDS encoding winged helix DNA-binding protein yields the protein MTTTAPRVDPRVIALAHYASRAVLERVLAPHGIDFLRSVTLRLTAVADRPVERAALVAEVVGAVKVTEAEAHRALEALMGAGLVSAEEPSHVHATDAGRKLYATTSAETAPVSARIYAGISEEDRAVTGRVLTLITERADAELAAAITRNS from the coding sequence ATGACCACCACCGCACCGCGAGTCGACCCGCGTGTCATCGCCCTCGCCCACTACGCCTCGCGTGCCGTCCTGGAGCGCGTCCTCGCCCCGCACGGGATCGACTTCCTCCGGTCCGTCACCCTCCGGCTCACCGCGGTGGCCGACCGCCCGGTCGAGCGGGCCGCACTGGTCGCCGAGGTCGTCGGCGCGGTGAAGGTCACCGAGGCCGAGGCGCACCGCGCGCTCGAGGCGCTGATGGGCGCCGGCCTGGTGTCCGCCGAGGAGCCGTCCCACGTGCACGCCACGGACGCGGGACGGAAGCTGTACGCCACGACCTCCGCCGAGACCGCCCCGGTCAGCGCCCGGATCTACGCGGGCATCTCCGAGGAGGACCGGGCGGTGACCGGCCGCGTACTCACCCTGATCACCGAGCGGGCCGACGCGGAGCTGGCCGCTGCGATTACACGGAACAGTTAG